The sequence ATCTCGTCGCCGTTCAGGACGGGAAGCTTACTATCAACGCTGGAGGAGACGGCATCAAATCAACAAATGACGAGGATACTTCCAAAGGTTTTATTGCCATTGCGGCAGGGACATTTGATATTACAGCCGTAAACGACGGCATTCAAGCGGAGACCTCGGTTGTTATTGACGGCGGTACCTATACGATGGTTACAGGTGGAGGCAATGTGAACGCTGAAGTGAAAGTGGAAGAAGGTCCAGGAGGCATGGGCATGGGTGGAAATAAGACCTCCGAATCCAGCACGGCGACAACGACAACAGATACGACAGCCACAACAGAAACCGAATCAACTAGTACTAAAGGGCTGAAAGCTGGTGGAGATATTACGGTGAATGGGGGCAGCTTTACGATTGATTCCGCCGATGACGCGGTGCATAGTAACAGTAATGTTTCGATAACAGCCGGGGATTTCAAGGTTACTGCTGGCGACGATGGAATTCATGCAGATGCCCTGTTGGCAATCATAGGCGGAACCATTGATATCACCAAGAGCTATGAAGGGATTGAAGGAGGGAGTATCACGATTGCAGGCGGTGAAATCCATGTGGTCGCTTCCGATGACGGTGTTAATGTATCGGGAGGCAACGACCAAACATCCACAGCAGGAACTCAAACACAAGATCAATCTACCAGCTCCGGTAGCAGCATGCTCACCATCAGCGGCGGATATTTAACCGTAGATTCAACAGGCGATGGTTTGGACTCGAATGGATCAATCACAATGACCGGTGGTACCGTGATTGCCAATGGACCTACCAATGATGGCAACGGCACCTTGGATTACGACGGCACCTTCGTGATGAGCGGTGGATTTCTGGTAGCAGCGGGCAGTTCAGGAATGGCTCAAGCGCCTGGTGAAGAATCCAGCCAATTCTCAGTCAGTATGGCTTTTACAGAAACACAGCAGGCTGGAACGATGGTTCATTTGGAAGACAGCAAGGGCAATACTATCCTGACCTTTACACCATCCAAGAATTATCAATCGATAGTGATTAACTCACCGGATCTGAAAGAGGGAGGTTCTTATACTCTCTATACAGGAGGAACATCAACCGGCAGCGTAGCGAATGGATTGTATACGGATGGGGAATATACAGGAGGAACAAAGGTAGTAGCATTTGACATCTCCAGTAGCGTAACCTACTTGAACGAATCAGGAGTAACAACTGGCGGCAATACCATGGGTGGACCTGGTGGCGGTGGTGGTGGTGGTAGAGGAACTAGACCTGAAGGCGGTGCGGGTCAAGGAACTATGCCTGATGGTGAAGGTGGAAGCCCGATGTAATGATAGGGTA comes from Paenibacillus sp. 19GGS1-52 and encodes:
- a CDS encoding carbohydrate-binding domain-containing protein; this translates as MKNLIKSGKIGLVLLCIAVISACSTNTTASNTTSAVATSAITTTQSGTTSNVQLASIKLADLVTFDEEDSTTEWSADNSTAIALNGTSVVVDGSGATAKDGSVTITAAGTYVLSGTLSEGQVVVDVQDEGTVRLVLNGVELHDSNSAPIYIKEADKTIITLQEGTENSVTDGQTYVFADDSTDEPSAAIFSKSDLTINGTGKLTVTANYNDGISSKDDLKIMSGTIEVQAADDGIVGKDLVAVQDGKLTINAGGDGIKSTNDEDTSKGFIAIAAGTFDITAVNDGIQAETSVVIDGGTYTMVTGGGNVNAEVKVEEGPGGMGMGGNKTSESSTATTTTDTTATTETESTSTKGLKAGGDITVNGGSFTIDSADDAVHSNSNVSITAGDFKVTAGDDGIHADALLAIIGGTIDITKSYEGIEGGSITIAGGEIHVVASDDGVNVSGGNDQTSTAGTQTQDQSTSSGSSMLTISGGYLTVDSTGDGLDSNGSITMTGGTVIANGPTNDGNGTLDYDGTFVMSGGFLVAAGSSGMAQAPGEESSQFSVSMAFTETQQAGTMVHLEDSKGNTILTFTPSKNYQSIVINSPDLKEGGSYTLYTGGTSTGSVANGLYTDGEYTGGTKVVAFDISSSVTYLNESGVTTGGNTMGGPGGGGGGGRGTRPEGGAGQGTMPDGEGGSPM